A genomic segment from Candidatus Binataceae bacterium encodes:
- a CDS encoding SDR family oxidoreductase, with protein MALNLKGKVALVTGASSGIGRATALAFAREGARVAVADYAAEGGERTVKEIAAAGGEAIFINADVSKTAQVQAMVNQVVQTWGRLDCAHNNAGIEGRAASLVDCTEENFDRTIAINLKGVWLCMKYEIMQMLKQGGGAIVNTASVAGLVGFRNLSAYNASKGGVVMLTKTAALEYAQSGIRVNAVCPGVIRTPMVARLIDSSPAYNEKDLEQGEPVGRMGKPEEIAEAVVWLCSDAASFVTGLPMAVDGGWVAQ; from the coding sequence ATGGCGCTTAATCTCAAGGGCAAGGTGGCGCTCGTGACCGGCGCCAGCTCGGGTATCGGGCGGGCGACGGCGCTGGCATTTGCACGCGAAGGCGCGCGGGTTGCAGTGGCCGACTACGCCGCCGAGGGCGGCGAGCGCACGGTCAAGGAGATCGCAGCGGCAGGCGGCGAGGCGATTTTCATCAACGCCGACGTCTCGAAGACCGCCCAGGTCCAAGCGATGGTCAACCAGGTCGTCCAAACCTGGGGCCGGCTGGACTGCGCGCACAATAACGCCGGGATCGAGGGGCGCGCGGCGTCGCTGGTCGATTGCACGGAGGAAAACTTCGACCGCACGATCGCGATCAACCTCAAAGGCGTGTGGCTCTGCATGAAGTACGAGATCATGCAGATGCTCAAACAGGGCGGCGGCGCGATCGTGAACACCGCCTCGGTTGCCGGACTGGTCGGTTTCCGCAACCTCTCCGCCTACAATGCCTCCAAGGGCGGCGTTGTGATGCTCACCAAGACCGCAGCGCTCGAGTACGCGCAATCGGGAATCCGGGTCAACGCGGTATGCCCGGGCGTGATTCGCACGCCAATGGTGGCGCGGCTTATCGATTCCAGCCCGGCCTACAACGAGAAGGACCTCGAACAGGGCGAGCCCGTGGGCCGGATGGGCAAGCCGGAGGAAATAGCCGAAGCGGTGGTGTGGCTGTGCTCGGACGCGGCGTCGTTCGTCACGGGACTGCCGATGGCGGTGGACGGCGGCTGGGTCGCACAGTAG
- a CDS encoding DUF1329 domain-containing protein yields MAASSRRGRKWTALASAFAVLFALGASRAAAQDVKSYNRATVDQWLSKYANAKPDFKPGDVLTSKDLERIRPFIPPGWLEQLNFPEFRMEIMATADHTPRKDFQECTERYQAQVRLNADGSLANYVCGQPFPNSALSVSDPASGIKAAWNFEYRWQNYGPFSLNFLFISDTFGGNHTGQAPNVIEGPPQSWIGGIKYAGKLPTDAAKYYGGGGSFSRILSSFYRRVYFSHLAPRADHGGLLDTENAKEFLWKEFSGFFSPYDVRGQVFVTYRYADPHRADDAWAYDPQLRRVRRISVEVKSDSVEGTDTTQEDFYSFSGRPLHWHWKFLGFKDLLAVLDAREDYAHLFGPNGEIPNDRWSLRRFAVIERTPVEAHHPYSGVVMFWDAQNWHPWMSMAFDQHGKLWKLWEFTSRWSEDFTDFADINHGVRSVMLIEESVVDVQNSRATIFTGYGSGYPTAHAANVDQLFDISKLEQMHR; encoded by the coding sequence TTGGCAGCCAGTTCACGAAGAGGCAGAAAATGGACCGCGCTCGCGTCAGCCTTCGCCGTTCTGTTCGCGCTCGGCGCCTCGCGCGCCGCCGCGCAGGACGTTAAGAGCTACAATCGGGCGACCGTCGATCAGTGGCTGAGCAAATACGCAAACGCCAAACCCGACTTCAAGCCGGGCGACGTCCTCACCAGCAAGGACCTCGAACGCATCCGCCCTTTCATCCCGCCCGGATGGCTGGAGCAGCTTAATTTCCCCGAGTTCAGGATGGAGATCATGGCGACGGCCGATCATACGCCGCGCAAGGATTTCCAGGAGTGCACCGAGAGATACCAGGCGCAGGTGCGCCTCAATGCTGACGGCTCGCTGGCCAACTACGTCTGCGGACAGCCGTTCCCGAATTCGGCGCTGAGCGTCTCCGATCCCGCCTCCGGCATCAAGGCCGCCTGGAATTTCGAGTACCGATGGCAGAACTACGGCCCGTTCTCGCTCAACTTCCTCTTCATCTCCGACACCTTCGGCGGGAACCACACCGGCCAGGCGCCCAACGTTATCGAGGGACCGCCCCAAAGCTGGATCGGCGGAATCAAGTATGCGGGCAAACTCCCGACTGACGCGGCCAAGTACTACGGCGGAGGCGGCTCGTTTAGCCGCATCCTGAGCAGTTTCTACCGCCGCGTTTACTTCAGCCATCTCGCGCCGCGCGCCGACCACGGCGGCCTGCTCGACACCGAGAACGCCAAGGAATTCCTATGGAAGGAGTTCAGCGGCTTCTTCTCGCCCTACGACGTCCGCGGCCAGGTCTTTGTCACCTACCGTTACGCCGACCCCCATCGCGCCGACGACGCCTGGGCCTACGACCCCCAGTTGCGCCGCGTGCGGCGCATCTCGGTCGAGGTCAAGTCGGACTCGGTCGAGGGCACCGATACCACCCAGGAGGACTTCTATAGTTTCTCCGGCCGCCCGCTCCACTGGCACTGGAAGTTCCTTGGCTTCAAGGACCTCCTTGCGGTGCTCGACGCACGCGAGGATTACGCCCATCTGTTCGGCCCCAACGGCGAAATCCCCAACGACCGCTGGTCGTTGCGCCGCTTTGCGGTGATTGAGCGCACCCCGGTCGAGGCGCACCATCCCTACTCCGGCGTCGTGATGTTCTGGGACGCCCAGAACTGGCATCCCTGGATGTCAATGGCATTCGACCAGCACGGCAAGCTCTGGAAGCTGTGGGAATTCACCTCGCGCTGGAGCGAAGACTTCACCGACTTCGCCGACATCAACCACGGCGTGCGTTCGGTGATGCTGATTGAGGAGAGCGTGGTTGACGTGCAAAACAGCCGCGCCACAATCTTCACCGGCTACGGCAGCGGCTATCCGACCGCCCACGCGGCCAACGTCGATCAGCTCTTTGACATCAGCAAGCTTGAGCAGATGCATCGTTGA
- a CDS encoding fumarylacetoacetate hydrolase family protein, producing MISPPDVQASVEVLVAARARRLLLERLPPSGASLSVDDAYAIQEAFARRCGLPVVGYKIGCASKESQALVKAQGPFTALIFAPGRLDSPAEVPSQDFFTLGVEAEFAFTMRSGLPARAAPYERAEVAAAVAALWPAIEICDTRIARWKAARIEEIIADNGFHGGLVVGRGIADWRRLDLAAHEVAISVNGAVRAKGASAATLGDPFDGLAWIANDLARRGRALRPGDIVATGTWTGLHFVSGSAEVVADFGSLGRVALSVR from the coding sequence ATGATCAGCCCCCCGGATGTCCAGGCTTCGGTTGAGGTGCTCGTTGCGGCGCGTGCGCGTCGCCTGTTGCTTGAGCGATTGCCGCCGAGCGGCGCGTCGCTTTCGGTGGACGATGCCTACGCGATCCAGGAGGCCTTCGCGCGCCGATGCGGCCTGCCGGTGGTCGGTTACAAGATTGGATGCGCCTCGAAGGAGTCGCAGGCGCTGGTCAAAGCCCAAGGGCCGTTTACCGCGCTGATCTTCGCCCCCGGACGCCTCGATTCGCCTGCGGAAGTGCCGTCGCAAGATTTTTTCACGCTGGGCGTGGAGGCGGAATTCGCCTTCACGATGCGCTCGGGGCTGCCGGCGCGCGCCGCCCCTTATGAACGTGCCGAGGTCGCCGCTGCGGTTGCCGCTTTGTGGCCCGCGATCGAGATTTGCGACACGCGCATCGCGCGATGGAAGGCGGCGCGGATCGAGGAGATCATCGCCGACAACGGCTTCCACGGCGGGCTGGTCGTGGGGCGCGGAATAGCGGATTGGCGGCGACTGGATTTAGCCGCTCACGAGGTTGCGATTTCGGTCAACGGAGCAGTGCGCGCAAAAGGCGCGAGCGCGGCTACGCTCGGCGACCCATTCGACGGGCTCGCCTGGATCGCCAACGATCTCGCCCGGCGCGGTCGCGCGTTGCGCCCGGGCGACATCGTGGCGACCGGCACCTGGACCGGGCTCCACTTCGTCTCCGGCTCGGCGGAGGTGGTCGCCGATTTCGGGTCGCTGGGGCGGGTCGCGCTCAGCGTACGGTGA
- a CDS encoding alpha/beta hydrolase, protein MNHREERIDVRGCTVPTLIGGGGPALVLLHGAGGAGQWFEFHERLAQRFTVYAPLHPGFGGTPLPSWVKEAEDLALHYVDFIRAIAADKPLVIGLSLGGWIATELAVFRSDLMSGLVLAGALGVRPERPTPDLFIMDPMEAVGYLFADPAKAIALMPQGAAVDGIVRMWEEQAAVARLTWRRPYNPQLHRRLHHVRVPTLVVWGGKDRLISPEHGRMLAREIKGACFELIESSGHAVAIEQPTMLADTIARFADGIALAPPQPAGDRR, encoded by the coding sequence TTGAACCACCGCGAAGAACGCATCGACGTCCGCGGATGCACGGTGCCGACACTGATCGGGGGCGGCGGCCCGGCGCTGGTCTTACTGCATGGCGCCGGCGGAGCGGGACAGTGGTTCGAATTTCACGAACGGCTCGCTCAGCGCTTCACCGTGTACGCCCCGCTTCATCCGGGATTCGGCGGTACGCCTCTGCCCTCCTGGGTCAAGGAGGCCGAGGACCTTGCACTCCACTATGTTGACTTCATCCGCGCAATCGCAGCGGACAAGCCGCTGGTCATCGGGCTCTCGCTCGGCGGGTGGATCGCGACGGAGCTTGCCGTCTTTCGCTCTGATCTGATGAGTGGCCTTGTCCTGGCAGGCGCGCTTGGGGTACGTCCCGAACGTCCGACTCCCGACCTGTTCATCATGGATCCGATGGAAGCAGTGGGCTACCTGTTCGCCGATCCGGCCAAGGCCATCGCTCTGATGCCGCAGGGCGCGGCGGTGGACGGAATTGTGCGGATGTGGGAGGAGCAAGCGGCTGTCGCACGCCTGACCTGGAGACGGCCGTACAATCCGCAGCTGCACCGCCGGCTCCATCACGTGCGCGTGCCGACGCTCGTAGTCTGGGGCGGCAAGGATCGGCTGATCTCGCCCGAGCACGGGCGGATGCTGGCGCGCGAGATCAAGGGCGCGTGTTTCGAGCTGATAGAAAGCTCGGGCCACGCCGTCGCGATCGAGCAGCCGACCATGCTGGCCGACACGATTGCGCGCTTCGCCGACGGTATCGCGCTTGCGCCGCCGCAGCCGGCGGGCGATCGCCGCTGA